The following are encoded together in the Flavobacterium sp. TR2 genome:
- a CDS encoding glycoside hydrolase family 97 protein produces MKNRKYRYCLVALALMLVMACSTKKTYKISSPEKISELTFELTPSGQPQYSFSSNGKSVIEPSLMGFEFQGLAKMTDGFEVVSTEEKTKDETWEQPWGEFKKVRDHHNELIVHLKEAKGEERLVDIIFRVFDDGVGFRYEFPKQPHLGKVKISNEVTQFTFKDNNDVWWIPVHRENSYYESEYRKTLMSKTDTINTPATFETKDKLYVAIHEANLTDFASMTLLKTTDKQYKSDLVPWADGVKVYAETPFKTPWRTIVVGKNPGEVATSTIMLNLNEPSKIEDLSWITPSKYIGIWWGMHLEKYTWGQGPKHGATTKNTKEYIDFAAKNGFDGVLVEGWNEGWDGDWTADGSAFSFVKAYPDFNLEEITKYAAIKNVRLIGHHETAGATKNYENQLEDAFKLYQKMGVNSVKTGYVNKYLDKKEWHDSQYGARHYRKVIETAAKYHIMIDNHEPMKGTGLQRTYPNFMSQEGGRGQEYNAWSVDGGNTPEHLTTLPFTRMLSGPFDYTPGNFNFDYKTPSGAKVQTTLANQLALYVIIFSPLQMASDLPENYEGKPEFQFIKDVPCTWSDTKVLDSKIGDYTTIARKDWDEKNWYLGSITNRNARDLKVTLSFLDKNKEYEAEIYADGPGANYKTNPYPVTISKQKVNSKTVLDIKLAAGGGTAVKFTPIEK; encoded by the coding sequence ATGAAAAACAGAAAATATAGATACTGTCTTGTGGCTTTAGCATTAATGCTGGTTATGGCTTGCAGTACTAAAAAAACGTATAAAATCAGTTCTCCTGAAAAAATCTCTGAATTAACTTTTGAATTAACGCCTTCTGGACAGCCTCAATATAGTTTTTCTTCTAACGGAAAATCGGTTATTGAACCTTCTCTTATGGGATTTGAATTTCAAGGATTAGCCAAAATGACAGACGGTTTTGAAGTTGTTTCGACAGAAGAAAAAACGAAAGATGAAACTTGGGAGCAGCCTTGGGGCGAATTCAAAAAAGTGCGAGACCATCATAACGAACTGATTGTTCACCTAAAAGAAGCAAAAGGCGAAGAGCGTCTAGTGGATATCATTTTTAGAGTTTTTGACGATGGTGTCGGATTTCGTTATGAATTTCCAAAACAGCCTCATTTAGGGAAGGTCAAGATCTCTAATGAAGTGACTCAATTTACTTTCAAAGATAACAATGACGTTTGGTGGATTCCTGTTCATCGCGAAAACAGTTATTACGAAAGCGAATACCGTAAAACCTTAATGAGTAAAACTGATACTATCAATACCCCGGCAACTTTTGAAACTAAAGACAAATTGTATGTAGCCATTCATGAAGCCAACCTAACAGATTTTGCCTCAATGACGCTTTTAAAAACTACAGACAAGCAGTATAAAAGTGATTTAGTGCCGTGGGCAGATGGTGTAAAAGTGTATGCAGAAACACCTTTTAAAACGCCTTGGAGAACCATTGTAGTAGGTAAAAATCCTGGTGAAGTAGCAACTTCAACTATTATGTTAAATCTAAACGAACCTTCAAAAATTGAAGATTTATCTTGGATCACGCCATCCAAATATATCGGAATCTGGTGGGGAATGCATTTAGAAAAATACACTTGGGGGCAAGGGCCAAAACACGGCGCAACAACCAAAAACACAAAAGAGTACATCGATTTTGCTGCGAAAAATGGTTTTGATGGAGTTTTAGTTGAAGGATGGAATGAAGGCTGGGATGGCGACTGGACAGCAGACGGTTCTGCGTTTAGTTTCGTAAAAGCCTATCCAGATTTTAATTTGGAAGAAATCACCAAATATGCAGCCATAAAAAATGTTCGTTTAATCGGACATCATGAAACGGCTGGAGCAACCAAAAACTATGAAAATCAGTTGGAAGATGCTTTTAAACTGTATCAGAAAATGGGGGTAAACTCAGTAAAGACGGGTTATGTAAATAAATATTTGGACAAAAAAGAATGGCATGACAGCCAGTATGGAGCACGTCATTATAGAAAAGTAATCGAGACGGCCGCTAAATATCATATTATGATTGATAATCACGAGCCGATGAAAGGAACAGGATTGCAGCGTACCTATCCGAATTTTATGTCGCAAGAAGGCGGTCGCGGACAAGAGTATAACGCATGGTCTGTAGATGGAGGAAATACGCCAGAGCATTTAACAACACTGCCATTTACGAGAATGCTTTCAGGTCCGTTTGATTATACGCCTGGAAACTTCAATTTTGATTACAAAACACCTTCTGGAGCAAAAGTGCAGACAACGTTGGCAAATCAATTGGCATTGTACGTAATTATTTTCAGTCCCCTGCAAATGGCTTCAGATTTGCCTGAAAATTATGAAGGCAAGCCAGAATTCCAATTCATAAAAGATGTGCCTTGCACTTGGTCAGACACTAAAGTTTTAGATTCTAAAATTGGAGATTACACAACAATTGCTCGTAAAGATTGGGACGAGAAAAACTGGTATTTAGGATCGATTACCAATAGAAATGCAAGAGACTTAAAAGTAACGCTTTCATTCTTGGATAAAAACAAAGAATACGAAGCCGAAATCTACGCAGACGGACCAGGAGCAAATTATAAAACAAATCCGTATCCGGTTACAATCTCTAAACAAAAAGTAAACAGCAAAACCGTTTTAGATATCAAATTGGCAGCTGGCGGAGGAACAGCAGTAAAATTCACTCCGATCGAAAAATAA
- a CDS encoding glycoside hydrolase family 71/99-like protein — translation MKRYITSLVFGLMSIVMAASCSSDDKGSDKPIEPEKTAPVAIEKTNSTKIYMHYMPWFETNESSADKKWGYHWTMANKNPNNVGANGRREIASYYYPLIGPYHSGDKNVIENHLLLMKYSGIDGILIDWYGTYDVNDYRMVKENTDQLIEMLDKVGLEYAIVYEDRFLTNVVNAGKAISVTSAAKTDLAYVQNNYFSDANYIKINGKPLLMNFGPIVLETPAEWTNVFNTLTAKPTFLTLWDHSAKAGENASGEYAWVYKDNSYLTNFYTNTKPKLSVAMGSAYPGFKDFYAQGGGGAAIGWTIEHNNGATLDETLALAKNANVNYLQLITWNDFGEGTMMEPTVEFGYSFIEKIKTFSGVKNTESVFPDISKLYDLRVQKKGNVEIQKKLDQAFNYFVSMQPAKAKQVISEIK, via the coding sequence ATGAAAAGATATATCACATCGTTGGTTTTTGGTTTGATGAGCATTGTGATGGCTGCCAGCTGCAGCAGCGATGACAAAGGCTCGGACAAACCTATAGAACCAGAAAAAACAGCACCTGTTGCGATTGAGAAAACCAACAGCACCAAAATTTATATGCACTATATGCCGTGGTTTGAAACCAACGAAAGCAGTGCCGATAAAAAATGGGGATATCATTGGACGATGGCAAACAAAAATCCGAACAACGTAGGAGCAAACGGCCGAAGAGAAATTGCATCTTATTATTATCCGCTGATTGGGCCTTATCACTCAGGAGATAAAAATGTGATCGAAAATCATTTGCTATTGATGAAATATTCAGGAATCGATGGAATTTTGATCGATTGGTACGGCACTTACGACGTAAATGATTACAGAATGGTTAAAGAAAATACAGATCAGCTTATTGAAATGCTTGATAAAGTAGGTTTGGAATATGCCATTGTATACGAAGACCGATTTCTGACCAATGTTGTCAATGCAGGAAAAGCAATTTCGGTAACCAGTGCAGCAAAAACAGATTTAGCTTATGTGCAGAATAATTATTTTTCTGATGCTAATTATATCAAAATTAATGGCAAACCGCTCTTAATGAATTTTGGACCAATCGTGCTAGAGACTCCTGCAGAATGGACAAATGTCTTTAATACTTTGACTGCAAAACCGACTTTTCTCACACTTTGGGATCATTCTGCAAAAGCAGGAGAAAATGCTTCTGGCGAATATGCATGGGTATATAAAGACAATAGCTATCTGACAAATTTTTATACCAATACCAAACCAAAATTGAGCGTAGCAATGGGAAGTGCTTATCCTGGTTTTAAAGATTTTTATGCCCAAGGCGGAGGCGGTGCTGCGATCGGCTGGACGATTGAACACAATAACGGTGCAACGCTAGATGAAACGCTTGCTCTAGCTAAAAATGCCAATGTAAATTACCTGCAGCTGATTACGTGGAATGATTTCGGAGAGGGTACAATGATGGAACCAACAGTTGAATTTGGTTACTCTTTTATAGAAAAAATAAAAACGTTTTCGGGCGTAAAAAACACCGAAAGCGTATTTCCTGACATCAGCAAATTGTATGATTTACGCGTACAGAAAAAGGGAAATGTCGAAATACAGAAAAAACTCGACCAAGCGTTTAATTATTTTGTTTCGATGCAGCCAGCAAAAGCAAAACAAGTAATAAGCGAAATAAAATAG
- a CDS encoding RagB/SusD family nutrient uptake outer membrane protein, giving the protein MKIKITAAILLSMLFTVSCTDLNEQLYDQVEDGNFGNTTKEVDALVGGAYSSLRGFKDDISNNYPTCEYVFFLNEVVSDEATIPTRGTNWYDGGQYQDAQKHTWKSDNRMILSAWRYNYTGIAKINAIIYQINKSSLSDKSKEPIFAELKALRAYYYYNLLDLFGNVPIVTNFEDTDLPTNSTRKQVYDFVEKELTDAIPHLNPNVVYSKMTRNVAYAVLARLYLNSEAFIGQPRWQDCINICQKITGYSLTPDFFANFVTENQTSPEIIFAIPYDSKAGTVGNYMNSMSCHYSQNLAISAIPNNYPWSANGMCAQPGVYSSFADTDKRKKCMLEGDQINLATGSVIIMSNGEPLTYTENLTSLEDAKENEGVRLHKYEMKAGEQWERDHDFVLIRYAEILMMQAECYVRLGSPDLARPFVQQVASRAGEELPTTIDLKFIDQELLKEFTFEGRRRTDNIRFGTFFEPWWSKGTTEKYRAIFPIPSTVLTTNKNLKQNPGY; this is encoded by the coding sequence ATGAAAATCAAAATAACAGCAGCAATACTTTTAAGCATGCTTTTTACGGTATCTTGTACTGATTTGAACGAGCAGCTGTATGATCAGGTAGAAGATGGAAATTTCGGAAATACAACCAAAGAAGTTGATGCGCTGGTAGGTGGAGCATACTCTTCATTGAGAGGATTCAAAGATGATATCTCAAATAATTATCCAACTTGCGAATATGTTTTCTTTTTGAATGAAGTAGTTTCAGACGAAGCTACAATTCCGACAAGAGGTACAAACTGGTACGATGGAGGACAATACCAAGATGCGCAAAAGCATACTTGGAAATCAGATAATAGAATGATTCTTTCGGCTTGGCGTTACAACTATACCGGAATCGCTAAAATCAATGCAATTATCTATCAAATCAATAAATCATCTTTAAGCGATAAATCGAAAGAACCGATTTTTGCCGAATTAAAAGCGCTTAGAGCATATTACTATTACAATCTTTTAGATTTATTCGGAAATGTGCCAATTGTAACCAATTTTGAAGATACAGATCTTCCGACCAATTCAACAAGAAAACAAGTTTATGATTTTGTTGAAAAAGAATTGACAGACGCTATTCCGCATTTAAATCCAAATGTGGTGTATTCTAAAATGACTAGAAATGTTGCGTATGCTGTTTTGGCTAGATTGTATCTTAATTCAGAAGCGTTTATTGGCCAGCCACGTTGGCAAGATTGTATTAACATATGCCAGAAAATCACAGGATACAGCTTGACACCAGACTTCTTTGCCAATTTCGTGACAGAAAATCAAACTTCTCCTGAAATTATTTTTGCAATTCCTTACGATTCAAAAGCAGGAACAGTTGGAAACTACATGAACTCAATGTCTTGCCATTACAGTCAAAATCTAGCTATTTCTGCAATTCCAAATAATTATCCTTGGAGCGCAAACGGAATGTGCGCGCAGCCAGGAGTTTATTCTTCTTTTGCAGATACAGACAAAAGAAAAAAATGTATGCTAGAAGGCGATCAGATCAATCTTGCGACAGGAAGTGTAATTATCATGAGTAACGGAGAGCCTCTTACTTATACAGAGAATCTAACAAGTCTTGAAGATGCAAAAGAAAATGAAGGAGTTCGTTTGCATAAATACGAAATGAAAGCAGGGGAGCAATGGGAGCGTGATCACGATTTTGTGTTAATTCGTTATGCAGAAATCTTAATGATGCAAGCAGAATGTTATGTTCGTTTGGGTTCTCCAGACTTAGCAAGACCATTTGTACAGCAAGTTGCATCTCGCGCAGGTGAAGAATTGCCAACAACAATTGACCTTAAATTTATTGATCAAGAGTTATTGAAAGAATTCACATTTGAAGGAAGAAGAAGAACAGACAACATTCGTTTCGGAACATTCTTCGAGCCATGGTGGTCAAAAGGCACAACGGAAAAATACAGAGCAATTTTCCCAATTCCGAGTACCGTTTTAACTACAAACAAAAACCTAAAACAGAATCCTGGGTATTAG
- a CDS encoding TonB-dependent receptor → MNSKNTKSVLHQMWTAKGAVLMIFMLFLSAGTFAQTKKQISGTVYDNTGTVLPGASIIEVGTKNGTTTDFDGKFSLQVAVGGAIEVSFIGSTTQKIQITGSTANVEVRLQNDGYSLAEVQVVSVGYGKVRKADLTGAISTVGADDLVKGTISSTEQVLQGKVAGLNIIRPSGDPAAGSTIRLRGGTSLTASNSPLIVVDGIAGVDINVVQPSDIKSVDVLKDASATAIYGSRGANGVIMITTKSGTKGVSVVYSGLSSVGYVNDNLDLLSANQWRGYVRQNGIADAVDYGANTNWQKAIEQTAISQSHTLSINSGKADSGFRTSLSYLNNEGVIKKSGLERLSGNVSAYQFLGDNKEVKFDMGLFANIDKWHPIDYRIFERAYNLNPTIPVYDADGNFSVVTGNLYQNPVEILTNRTFDNERHRLLGYFKTDVKFLNDFTATANISLEHNAVKGGTYKPSYAVMEGQTEGGFAQRTYAEYTNAQGELYVNYSKIIDKHNISALAGYSYLENIYEGFGAQRGGFVTDAFSYNNLGAGYNYRLSDVYSYKGKSNLVSFYARANYGYDGKYLLTATVRRDGSSRFGENNKWGTFPSASAAWRVSNEEFMESSKGWLDNLKLRVGWGITGNQDGIGEYKSLSILGVGSDSYYDPVTKTWSLAYSPKQNPNPDLKWESTEQVNIGFDFGLFNRITGSFEWYSKTTRDLLYTYEVPQPPYLVGTMLANVGEMSNKGVELTLNADIIRGDKFNWNANLTLGHNVQKIEKLSNPTYKTDVIYSGSLHGLAGMSGQYSQIIAEGYPVGTFWGFKNAGLDPNGKIQYYNAAGQVVDESALVDADKTDLGNIQPDLTLGIGMNFTYGNFDLGLSGYGMFGQKALNATNMMLNDPTRLPAYNVPDAFLSSGITSAPKYSDYWIEDASFFRLQTLTFGYTLPLKYKKSKVRMYVMGENLFVITGYKGVDPEIGLNAQDGIGQTGVMDQTGLAAPGIDRYNNYPRPTTISVGLNFTLNN, encoded by the coding sequence ATGAATAGTAAAAATACAAAAAGCGTCCTGCATCAAATGTGGACTGCTAAAGGAGCGGTATTGATGATTTTTATGCTTTTTCTTTCTGCTGGCACATTCGCGCAGACGAAAAAACAAATCTCAGGAACCGTTTATGACAATACGGGTACGGTATTGCCGGGAGCTTCTATCATTGAAGTAGGAACAAAAAACGGAACTACAACAGATTTTGATGGTAAATTCAGTCTTCAGGTAGCCGTAGGAGGTGCAATTGAAGTTTCGTTTATAGGATCGACAACACAAAAAATCCAGATTACGGGAAGTACTGCTAATGTTGAAGTGCGTCTGCAAAATGATGGATATAGTTTAGCTGAGGTTCAAGTGGTTTCTGTGGGTTACGGAAAAGTGAGAAAAGCAGATTTGACTGGAGCCATTTCTACAGTTGGAGCAGATGATTTAGTAAAAGGAACTATTTCTTCGACAGAGCAGGTGCTGCAAGGAAAAGTAGCGGGATTAAATATTATTCGCCCTTCTGGAGACCCGGCAGCGGGTTCTACAATCCGTCTTCGTGGAGGAACTTCCTTAACAGCAAGCAACAGTCCGCTAATCGTTGTGGATGGAATTGCTGGTGTTGATATTAACGTGGTTCAACCTTCAGACATTAAGTCGGTTGACGTTCTTAAAGATGCTTCGGCAACTGCAATTTACGGTTCTCGAGGAGCAAATGGGGTAATCATGATTACAACAAAATCGGGGACAAAAGGAGTTTCTGTAGTGTACAGCGGCTTATCTAGTGTAGGATATGTAAATGACAACTTAGATTTATTATCTGCAAACCAATGGAGAGGATATGTTCGCCAGAACGGAATTGCTGATGCTGTTGATTACGGTGCAAATACAAACTGGCAGAAAGCAATCGAGCAGACTGCAATTTCTCAGTCCCATACTTTGAGCATCAATTCTGGAAAAGCAGACAGTGGTTTTAGAACTTCACTTTCTTACCTAAACAATGAAGGGGTTATTAAAAAATCTGGCTTAGAAAGATTAAGCGGAAATGTTAGCGCCTACCAATTTTTGGGAGACAACAAAGAAGTGAAATTTGATATGGGATTATTTGCAAACATTGACAAATGGCACCCAATTGATTACAGAATTTTTGAAAGAGCTTACAACTTAAATCCAACAATTCCGGTTTACGATGCAGATGGAAATTTTAGTGTTGTAACAGGAAACCTTTACCAAAATCCAGTTGAGATTTTAACCAACAGAACTTTTGACAACGAAAGACACAGACTTTTAGGCTATTTTAAAACTGATGTGAAATTCTTGAATGACTTTACTGCCACTGCAAATATTTCGTTAGAGCACAATGCGGTAAAAGGAGGAACTTACAAACCATCTTATGCAGTTATGGAAGGACAGACTGAAGGAGGTTTTGCACAAAGAACTTACGCAGAATACACAAATGCACAAGGAGAGCTTTATGTAAATTACAGCAAGATTATCGACAAGCATAATATTAGCGCTTTGGCTGGTTATTCTTATCTTGAAAATATCTACGAAGGTTTTGGAGCACAGAGAGGCGGATTTGTAACAGATGCTTTCAGCTACAATAATTTAGGAGCTGGTTACAACTATCGTTTAAGCGATGTGTATTCATACAAAGGAAAATCAAATTTAGTGTCTTTTTATGCCCGTGCTAACTATGGCTACGATGGAAAATATTTATTGACAGCAACAGTAAGACGTGACGGATCAAGCCGTTTTGGAGAAAATAATAAATGGGGAACTTTCCCGTCTGCGTCTGCTGCTTGGAGAGTTTCTAATGAAGAATTTATGGAATCTTCAAAAGGATGGTTAGACAACTTAAAATTAAGAGTAGGTTGGGGGATTACAGGAAACCAAGACGGAATTGGGGAGTACAAATCGCTTTCTATCTTAGGAGTTGGAAGCGACAGCTACTACGATCCAGTTACTAAAACTTGGAGCTTGGCTTATTCTCCAAAACAAAACCCAAATCCCGATTTGAAATGGGAGTCTACAGAGCAGGTTAATATTGGTTTTGATTTTGGTCTCTTCAACAGAATTACAGGATCTTTCGAATGGTATTCTAAAACAACAAGAGATTTGTTATATACTTACGAAGTGCCTCAGCCGCCATATTTAGTAGGAACAATGCTGGCAAACGTTGGAGAAATGTCAAACAAAGGGGTAGAGTTAACTTTGAATGCTGACATTATCAGAGGAGATAAATTCAATTGGAATGCTAATTTAACGCTTGGGCACAACGTTCAGAAAATTGAAAAACTTTCGAATCCAACTTATAAAACAGATGTTATCTACAGCGGATCTCTTCATGGTCTGGCAGGTATGTCTGGACAGTATTCTCAAATTATTGCCGAAGGATATCCTGTTGGAACTTTCTGGGGATTCAAAAACGCAGGTTTAGATCCTAATGGAAAAATACAGTATTACAATGCTGCAGGACAAGTAGTAGATGAAAGTGCTTTGGTTGATGCTGACAAAACAGATTTAGGAAACATTCAGCCAGATTTGACATTAGGTATCGGAATGAATTTTACTTACGGAAATTTTGATCTTGGACTTTCAGGATACGGAATGTTTGGACAAAAAGCGTTGAACGCGACAAACATGATGCTGAACGATCCGACTAGATTGCCAGCTTATAATGTGCCAGATGCTTTCTTAAGCAGCGGCATCACTTCTGCGCCTAAGTATTCTGATTACTGGATCGAAGATGCTTCTTTCTTTAGACTTCAGACCTTAACTTTTGGTTACACTTTACCATTAAAATACAAAAAATCAAAAGTTAGAATGTATGTAATGGGAGAAAACTTATTTGTAATTACAGGTTACAAAGGTGTAGATCCAGAGATTGGTTTAAATGCTCAGGACGGAATTGGCCAGACTGGAGTAATGGATCAAACTGGTTTGGCAGCTCCTGGAATTGATAGATACAACAATTATCCTCGACCAACTACTATTTCTGTTGGATTAAATTTTACGCTGAATAACTAA
- a CDS encoding DUF5004 domain-containing protein, translated as MKCKSLYWLAFMMCFFVIGCDNTDDGSYVEPITLYEKVNGNWGLTNLKMVDEVAKANKIEPNEENLSTYFNYEDFKIKFNVDDKNNPTSYEVTGDVPPLFAPKGYWALSSDFQPTNGVGTKIYLYSDAQKTQKTDELRLISVPGKNKEMQIQLAHSSGGVDFVSYVFKLNAIN; from the coding sequence ATGAAATGTAAAAGTCTTTATTGGTTAGCTTTTATGATGTGTTTTTTTGTAATCGGATGCGATAACACAGATGACGGAAGCTACGTAGAACCGATTACCCTTTATGAAAAAGTAAATGGAAATTGGGGATTAACAAATCTGAAAATGGTAGATGAAGTTGCGAAAGCAAATAAGATCGAACCAAACGAAGAAAACTTGAGTACTTATTTTAACTACGAAGATTTTAAAATCAAATTTAACGTAGACGATAAGAACAACCCAACAAGTTATGAAGTAACAGGAGATGTCCCTCCGTTATTTGCTCCAAAAGGGTATTGGGCATTAAGCTCAGATTTTCAGCCGACCAACGGTGTTGGAACAAAAATCTATTTGTACAGCGATGCGCAAAAAACGCAGAAAACAGATGAGTTGAGGCTGATTTCGGTTCCTGGTAAAAACAAGGAAATGCAGATTCAATTGGCGCATTCTTCTGGAGGTGTAGATTTTGTGTCCTATGTGTTTAAATTAAATGCTATTAATTAA
- a CDS encoding DUF6377 domain-containing protein — MQRILMLLFFLGGFSLIAKETNPYLEELDQALLKKDVYLKQKYRKIESLKKNVSKFTLNQNNEELYNCYMSLFDEYKSFKYDSAYYYLEQSKIKAKILKDPKYLSKSRIKEGFVLLSSGLFKEAIDTLNVIDDTKLDLKNKFEYYNIKARAYYDLADYNRDQRFNIHYVQQGNHFLKKALELIGTNTNEYWAAESLKRLKQQDWRGAEFAFSYWINNYNLPPDYYGIATSSLGYIYSERGYTKKAIQYLALAAIADVKNATKETVALRNLANELFKMGYLDKANEYINIAMDDATFYNARHRKIEISSILPIIEKAQLNNVKDKNDKLEKIIILLTILTVIIFVFLGIIFKQLKEKNKARKIMADSYLQLQEMNVSLSEANAIKEEYITYFIKATSAFINKIDHIQKSTLHKIITKKTDEVIASLKRYNVKEERENLFHQFDEIFLKLFPTFVTDFNNLFPNDHKSIVKKGELLNTELRIFALYRLGIQDSSQMAEFLELSVATIYTYKTRIKSKSDFKDTFEQKIMEIKTI; from the coding sequence ATGCAAAGAATATTGATGCTGCTTTTCTTCCTGGGCGGTTTTTCTCTTATTGCAAAAGAGACAAATCCTTATTTAGAAGAACTAGATCAGGCACTCTTGAAAAAAGATGTTTACCTGAAACAGAAATATCGAAAAATTGAATCTTTAAAGAAAAATGTATCTAAGTTTACCCTTAACCAAAATAATGAAGAGCTGTACAACTGCTATATGTCGCTGTTTGATGAATACAAATCTTTTAAATATGACTCTGCTTACTACTATTTAGAACAGTCTAAAATCAAAGCTAAAATTCTAAAAGATCCAAAATATTTATCTAAAAGCCGAATCAAAGAAGGTTTTGTGCTTCTGTCTTCGGGACTTTTTAAAGAGGCAATCGATACTTTAAACGTTATTGATGACACTAAACTGGATCTCAAAAACAAGTTTGAATATTACAACATCAAAGCCCGTGCGTATTATGATTTAGCCGATTATAACCGTGACCAGCGCTTTAATATTCATTATGTGCAACAGGGAAATCATTTCTTAAAGAAAGCTTTAGAATTAATCGGAACCAATACCAATGAGTACTGGGCAGCAGAAAGTTTGAAACGCCTTAAGCAGCAGGACTGGCGAGGTGCCGAATTTGCATTCAGCTACTGGATTAACAATTACAATTTGCCTCCTGATTATTACGGAATCGCAACTTCGAGTCTTGGTTATATTTATTCCGAAAGGGGCTATACTAAAAAAGCCATTCAATATCTGGCTCTGGCAGCAATTGCCGATGTTAAAAATGCAACGAAAGAAACTGTTGCGCTTCGAAATTTAGCCAATGAACTATTTAAAATGGGGTATTTGGATAAAGCAAACGAGTACATTAATATCGCGATGGATGATGCTACTTTTTATAACGCAAGACATCGAAAAATTGAAATTTCATCGATTTTACCGATTATTGAAAAAGCGCAGCTGAATAATGTAAAAGATAAGAATGATAAACTCGAAAAGATTATTATTCTTTTGACAATTCTTACGGTTATCATTTTTGTTTTCTTGGGCATCATTTTCAAACAATTGAAAGAAAAAAATAAAGCGAGAAAAATCATGGCCGATTCGTACTTGCAATTGCAGGAAATGAACGTGAGTTTGAGCGAAGCCAATGCAATCAAAGAAGAATATATTACCTATTTCATTAAAGCAACTTCGGCTTTCATTAACAAAATAGATCATATTCAAAAGAGTACGCTGCATAAAATCATCACCAAAAAAACCGATGAAGTTATTGCGAGTTTAAAGCGCTATAATGTAAAGGAAGAGCGCGAAAATCTTTTCCATCAATTTGATGAAATCTTCTTGAAGCTCTTCCCGACATTTGTAACCGATTTCAATAATTTATTTCCAAACGATCATAAAAGTATTGTCAAAAAAGGCGAACTGCTGAATACCGAATTACGAATTTTTGCCTTGTACAGATTAGGAATTCAAGACAGCAGCCAAATGGCAGAATTTCTGGAACTTTCTGTAGCTACAATCTATACCTACAAAACCAGAATTAAAAGCAAATCTGATTTTAAAGATACTTTTGAGCAGAAAATTATGGAGATTAAGACGATCTAA